The Megalops cyprinoides isolate fMegCyp1 chromosome 10, fMegCyp1.pri, whole genome shotgun sequence genome window below encodes:
- the LOC118783963 gene encoding cAMP-dependent protein kinase inhibitor beta-like translates to MTEVEPVLDFASSGRSGRRNALPDILGSPAGVSPSDLPLKLAELSLTDGPDGAQSPSAEEAPPPAESSEGKEGS, encoded by the exons ATGACGGAGGTGGAGCCGGTTCTGGACTTCGCCTCTTCAGGCCGGTCTGGCCGCCGGAATGCCCTGCCGGACATCCTGGGCTCCCCAGCAGGGGTCAGCCCCTCTGACCTGCCTCTCAAACTGGCTGAGCTGTCCCTCACAG atGGGCCAGACGGGGCCCAGTCCCCCAGCGCGGAGGAAGCGCCGCCCCCCGCGGAGAGCtcagaggggaaggaggggtcGTAA
- the serinc2l gene encoding serine incorporator 2, with the protein MGACLALCSLASCASCLCGSAPCLLCGCCPSSNNSTVTRLVFSFFLLLGTLVSVIMILPGMEAQLKKIPGFCQGGSSIPGVENHVNCDVIVGYKSVYRMCFAMACFFFLFSVIMIRVRSSKDPRATIQNGFWFFKFLILVGITVGAFFIPDGTFHTVWFYFGVVGSFIFIIIQLILLIDFAHSWNKAWLENAEEGNRKCWFAGLLSFTFLHYALAFAAVVLFYIYYTQPDDCTEHKVFISLNLIFCIIVSIVSILPKVQDVQPQSGLLQASLISLYTMYVTWSAMTNNPNRKCNPSLLSLVTNTTSSGPTPTATPGQVQWWDAQGIVGLVIFLFCTLYASIRSSNNAQVNKLMQTEEGSGGASEGAVGEDGVRRAVDNEEDGVTYSYSFFHFCLLLASLYIMMTLTNWYQPDATSQAMLSTMPAVWVKICSSWLGLALYLWTLVAPLILTNRDFS; encoded by the exons aTGGGTGCTTGCCTGGCTTTGTGTTCTCTGGCCAGCTGC GCCTCGTGTCTGTGCGGCTCCGCCCCCTGCCTCCTGTGTGGCTGTTGCCCCTCCTCCAACAACTCCACGGTAACGCGCCTGGtcttctccttcttcctgcTTCTGGGCACCCTGGTGTCGGTCATCATGATCCTGCCGGGCATGGAGGCGCAGCTCAAAAAG ATACCGGGGTTCTGCCAGGGCGGCAGCTCCATCCCGGGCGTAGAGAACCACGTCAACTGCGACGTCATCGTGGGCTACAAGTCAGTGTACCGCATGTGCTTCGCCATGGCctgcttcttcttcctcttctccgtCATCATGATCCGCGTGCGATCCAGCAAGGACCCCCGCGCCACCATCCAAAACGG GTTCTGGTTCTTCAAGTTCCTGATACTGGTGGGCATCACGGTCGGGGCCTTCTTCATCCCAGACGGCACCTTCCACACAG TGTGGTTCTACTTCGGCGTGGTGGGctccttcatcttcatcatcatccaGCTCATCCTCCTCATCGACTTCGCCCACTCCTGGAACAAGGCCTGGCTGGAGAACGCCGAGGAGGGAAACCGAAAGTGCTGGTTCGCAG gCCTCCTCAGCTTCACCTTCCTGCATTACGCGCTGGCCTTTGCCGCCGTGGTGCTCTTCTACATTTACTACACCCAGCCCGACGACTGCACCGAGCACAAGGTCTTCATCAGCCTCAACCTCATCTTCTGCATCATCGTCTCCATCGTGTCCATCCTGCCCAAAGTCCAG GACGTACAGCCTCAGTCTGGACTGCTCCAGGcttctctcatctctctgtaCACCATGTACGTCACCTGGTCTGCCATGACCAACAACCCCA ACCGGAAGTGCAACCCCAGCCTGCTGAGCTTGGTGACCAACACCACCTCCAGCGGCCCCACCCCCACGGCCACGCCCGGGCAGGTGCAGTGGTGGGATGcgcagggcattgtgggattggtcatcttcctcttctgcaCCCTTTACGCCAG caTCCGCTCCTCCAATAACGCGCAGGTGAATAAGCTGATGCAGACAGAAGAAGGCAGCGGGGGGGCGTCGGAGGGCGCGGTGGGTGAGGACGGGGTGCGGCGTGCCGTGGATAACGAGGAGGACGGCGTCACCTACAGCTACTCCTTCTTCCacttctgcctgctgctggcctCCCTCTACATCATGATGACCCTCACCAACTGGTACCA ACCGGACGCTACCTCCCAGGCCATGCTGAGCACCATGCCGGCAGTGTGGGTGAAGATCTGCTCCAGCTGGCTGGGCCTGGCCCTCTACCTCTGGACCCTGGTGGCCCCGCTCATCCTGACCAACCGGGACTTCAGCTGA